In Podospora pseudocomata strain CBS 415.72m chromosome 4, whole genome shotgun sequence, the genomic stretch GACTTACACGTGAGCAAACGGTCAAGGTGGCATCCAATGCAACAAGAGATCGTAAACGTCAGCGACTGCAAGAGCAACCCCCAAGGATCTACAATCAGACCACAACTGAGATATTTGGTAACTGTTTTCAGCTGCTGTGACATTCGATGGCAGCAGTCCGAACTGTATGTGAAATCTCCCGGTGGCAAAAGACATCACCGGAGACAAGAGATCTGCCATGATTGACCGTGCCGCCCCCGTACCTCTACGGCCGGCAACTTGGCCATCCTGCCCCGGACTGGACCCGGCCCGTTGTCTCCTGTATCCTCATATGACAACAGTTAATAATTTTTGAAGAGAGCACTTTTATGAAGAAGATACGACTACTCGGGATCAAGCCAAAGTTCTTGTGTCGAATTTAAACCTCAGGAATGCAAGCGTTTGTATGCAAAATGTCATAATGGGATAGATAAACTACCCCTCTTCGAAGATAATCCCGATAGCCTTACGTATGCCAGGCGTCATTTCCTGAAGATCTTCGGGTCAATAGTCTCCGCATATCACTTCGCAATAGTCTCATTCGAGCCAAAAGGTGACAAAGAAGTGATACCTGTGATAGCTGAAAACCCGTCCAAAGGGTAATTACATATCAACCTCAATAGACCAGGGGCCACAAAACCGAGTGTATTCAGACCGACTGTTtacaccccctcctcgatTGTGACACCACGTTGTGGATAAAGAAACAGAGATTGCTAGGTTGGATGAAGGCCTTAAAAGACGATTAGCAGGCCCTTAAAGAAGGTCAATATGATTTTAAAGATAACTACATAGGTGTTAAGTATTCATTATAGTCTTTGAGAATAGTAGAAAGGCCTCAAAAGATCGTGCATAGGCCTTTATAATAGTCAAAAGGCCTCAAAAAGATAGTCGAAAGCGCCTCTGTTATCTTTTTAACCCTCAATCTTTATCTTATCCACAGCGTGACTGTCACACCACGCACCGATTGGTGCAACATGTAAAGAAAACCATCAAATTAGAAATATCGTTGCCTGAATAGCAGCACGCACGCCTCttcgcccctccccccctcacaaAACAAAACGAAGGATGAGTGCCAAACTCGCTTTTTAAGCATGACAAGTATTATCTTGATCTTGTTTCAACacaccaacccaacacccaccccccgcATTCTGCTCACTTCTCCGGGTCCATGACTCCCTAAACAGCAATCCAGATaagcatcaacaccacatccaGTCCCTTGGCATCGCCATCCCACTTGTAGCTCCACATTCCATCCGTCTTCTCGTTCCAGTAACCGCCCGTCGCGCTGTGCATGCCCCGGCGGCCAGCCTGCTTCTTCgccgcggcagcagcctcgGCGTCGGTGGTGCCTGTACTTGTCGGCTTGTTGAGCTGGGAAGTGGGGACGACGTGCTGGACGAtggtgctgttgatggcgaACTTGTACTGGGGGGATGAGGCGCCGGCGGGGGTGGCCTCGGACATTAGCGCCTTGAGGACTTTTTGCTGTTTGGCGGCATGTTAGCCATGTTGATAAAGTAAAACCGAGGTTGGTTGGTAGGTAGTTGGTACGTACGATAATGGTCTCATTCCATCCTGCGGTCTTGGGGTGCTCGTAAAACTCGACGTTCTCGAGAACGCTGTTGCAGGCCTGTTTATCGCATTGGGTTTTGGTTAGTTCGGGTTGATCGTTCGCAAGGCTATCGCATCTTGGGGGTCGTAAtgttggggtggtttttGCAGTTGGGAGGTAAATATCGTGAATCAAATGTTCAGGGCGAGAAAGGAGTCAAGCGGGAGGGTCGACGCACATCGGAAGCAATCTGCTCGAGACGCTTGAAGGGAATTGGCTATTTGTTAATAAGGTCAGTATTAAGGCATTCCGTGTCGCGGATAAATAAGAAGCCTGGGATAGGTAATCATACAGAGGTGGACTCAGCCATGTTGTCTGTTGAACTATTTATTGTTATGGTTTGGGTGACTGCTTTTCGcggggctgttgttgtggtgctTTGGGAGATGCGGTGACAGTGGCTTGCTTGTTTGGATTTCGTTTGGATGCCCGCGCTCCAAGAACCGTAGCGAATAGGGTGCGTTGTGCCTGCGTGTTAGCCCCAAAGGCCAGAAGCTGCTGTCAACAAAAACAATGGGATTAAACACAAAACCCAAGAAACACACTGCTGATTAGGATGCAAGGAGATGTTAGGAATGATAGTATCGTGTAGTAATATTTACAGTTTGCGCAAGCGCTATTGTTTGATGACATCTCAACCCAAACACTAGCTCTATTGAGGCTTGCCACTAAAGGCGCTCAAATATACAGACAAGAAGGCAAATTCTCTAAATAAAAATCCAGGAAGTTGATATTAGGAAAAAAACCGTGCCTACTACTTTAGTACTTGATCGAGCTATGATTAAGTACCTATAAACTATTTACTAAAGCTAAATAAATTACTCATTAAAGCTAGATAAAGCTAAAGCTATACACTACTTACGAATAACTTTATTTAATTTATGTTACGGCTGTATACTATATCGCGCGTATTTACTACTACTATATTTTGTATAGTTATAAATAATATTGATATATAGTTTTATGTGTAAAAATCATCTTGTAATTAAAAATAAAAGTGTACAATAAGTGTCACGGCCTAAGTGGTAAAGTCTGAGACAAGGCAACAGTTATACCAACCAATTGATTGAAATACTaaagtgaagaagaaaaaggaaataTATCACAACTGCTGTTTGCCTACAGGGCCTTTACCACACTTGCTCGCTGAGCCCCACTTATCCTCCAGTCTGCCAGTGCCAGGCCAGTGTCAGGCCAGTGCCGTGACAATAAGTAAGTAAATAATTATATTTATAAATATTTAACTAAATACTAGTTAAGTGTGTAATATGTAATTAAAGGTGCGAAAGTGCGGTCGAAAAGCTATAATCCCTACTTATATAATAGCAGGTAAGTGGCAAGTGTAGCGTAAAATTGGATGTTAATTTTCTAGATTTTTACGTTGGAGAACTTGCCTTATCGTCCGTTATACTCAAGGCTCTCAACGGCTCTGCAAGAGGCTAGCCACAGCTCCATGATCCCCACCACTTTTGGAGAGCAGCATCAACTTTAAGCCTCGCCTTTAGTTTGGAGAGTCCAGATGGTCTGGGCGCTGCGCGGCAACAAAAACTCATCACGTGAGCCCTTCGACACCAACCACTCAAAACCAGGGACCAGACCCACGTGCATTCGTGTTTCGGCTGCAAGCGCTGCGGGACCCTCTGACGTTGTGTCTCTGATCAATATTGAAGCTTCAACCTCTGCGCCCCCAACTGGCACCATCTGGAGCACTTGCACTGCGGCGCAACAGCTTTCTCCAGTCgaaacagcaccaccataCCAACCGACTCAATCTCAACGGTATCGCCAAAACATCTCTTTAGATAATCGAGTTCATATCTATATACCACCCACGTCGGAACGGATAATTATACACAACCACCGTCACCATGTCCAGCCAACCACTCCTCCAAACCGCCCCAagtttgtctctctctctctatttCACCGCTACCAATTCTCAAAATCTAACTTCTCGCCCTAGGCAAGCGCatcgccctccccacccgCGTCGAGCCAAAagtcttcttcgccaacgAGCGCACCTTCCTCTCATGGCTCAACTTCACTGTCATCCTCGGCGCCCTCGCCATCGGCATGCTCAACTTTGGCGACCGCCCCGCCTTTATCTCCGCCTTCTTGTTCACCGGCGTGGCGATGGCGACCATGATTTATGCCCTGATAACGTACCACTGGCGAGCAAAGTCTATACGGATGAGGGGGCAGGCCGGGTTCGACGACAGGTTTGGCCCCACGTTTTTGGCGATTattctgctgctggcggtggtggtcaacTTTGTGTTGAGGATCACGTACTCGCatcaggagggggagaagccTTGAGTTGGAAGAGGTGGTCTTTTTGGGATGGAGAGTAAAGGGAAGGAATtgtggggggtgaggggagggaacggtggtgttgagaagaaggctcgGGCCGTACTGGCATTCGCTCTTGTGGCTTGGGATCGGTGTAACAACAACGGACTGATATCTTACTGGGGCCTGTTGCGTGAATTTGGACTAGTATTCGCATGGCATTGTATAGCATTGCATTGGCTGCATGGTAGTTGGGTGTCTTGGTTTAGATTGTATATAAGAGACGCGGCGCATTTTTTTTCTATCAACGTTTCAATTGATATAGTTGGAGTTTCCTAGGAGGCCACAATTTCATGAGGCCAATGGGAATAATATTCACAGCTCCAGGTAACCTGAGGTTGGTTCTCGCGCTGTTACTGCCTATTCTACACAAGTCATACATGCAACCCTTGTCTTCtaagagggaaaagaaaaagaaagaaaaaagtccAGATCCTGTAGTGGCAGACCCTTCTGCCCGCGAAATAATGCCGGGTA encodes the following:
- a CDS encoding hypothetical protein (EggNog:ENOG503P9RT; COG:N) is translated as MAESTSPIPFKRLEQIASDACNSVLENVEFYEHPKTAGWNETIIQKVLKALMSEATPAGASSPQYKFAINSTIVQHVVPTSQLNKPTSTGTTDAEAAAAAKKQAGRRGMHSATGGYWNEKTDGMWSYKWDGDAKGLDVVLMLIWIAV
- the nrf1 gene encoding GTPase regulator Nrf1 (COG:O; COG:U; EggNog:ENOG503P2Q0; BUSCO:EOG09265IBC); translated protein: MSSQPLLQTAPSKRIALPTRVEPKVFFANERTFLSWLNFTVILGALAIGMLNFGDRPAFISAFLFTGVAMATMIYALITYHWRAKSIRMRGQAGFDDRFGPTFLAIILLLAVVVNFVLRITYSHQEGEKP